The following are encoded together in the Candidatus Hydrogenedentota bacterium genome:
- a CDS encoding glycosyltransferase family 2 protein — translation MPHEETSDTGRETPRVSVVVPCYNEAENIPLLAAKVEKAFAGPSEWSYECLFVDDGSTDDTRKQVDRACAANPRMRYLRLVANMGQSAALVAGMRDARGEYILTIDGDLQNDPADFPRFLELLQDYDCVCGYREKRNDAWVRRLSSRVANQVRNWVLHDGIRDTGCGLKGFRRRCVPYIVSFNGVHRFFGVLMRNAGLSIVECPVAHRPRIHGTSKYGIGNRLPRGLFDLVGVVWLKRRYVHPTIETGQSS, via the coding sequence ATGCCACACGAGGAAACGAGTGACACAGGCCGCGAGACTCCCCGGGTCTCTGTAGTCGTTCCATGTTACAACGAGGCTGAAAACATCCCGCTGCTTGCGGCGAAAGTGGAGAAGGCGTTTGCCGGCCCGTCGGAATGGTCCTACGAATGTCTATTCGTGGATGATGGCAGCACGGACGACACGCGGAAACAGGTGGATAGGGCGTGTGCGGCCAATCCACGCATGCGCTATCTTCGTCTCGTGGCAAACATGGGGCAGTCCGCGGCTCTCGTCGCCGGAATGCGCGACGCCCGAGGTGAATACATCCTTACGATCGACGGCGATCTGCAAAACGACCCAGCCGATTTTCCGCGCTTCCTTGAACTCTTGCAGGACTACGACTGCGTCTGTGGTTACCGAGAGAAACGAAATGATGCCTGGGTACGCCGGCTTTCGAGTAGAGTCGCAAACCAGGTTCGTAACTGGGTGTTGCACGATGGCATTCGGGACACGGGCTGCGGCTTGAAAGGATTTAGAAGGCGATGCGTGCCGTATATCGTGTCCTTCAACGGCGTTCATCGTTTCTTCGGTGTTCTGATGAGGAATGCCGGCCTTTCGATCGTGGAATGTCCGGTCGCGCATCGCCCCCGGATCCATGGCACATCCAAGTACGGAATTGGCAACCGCCTGCCACGGGGGCTGTTCGACCTGGTCGGTGTCGTATGGTTGAAAAGACGTTACGTGCACCCCACGATAGAGACGGGGCAGTCATCATGA